In the genome of Anguilla anguilla isolate fAngAng1 chromosome 15, fAngAng1.pri, whole genome shotgun sequence, the window GAGGTGGGTGcgcagtgaggaagaggagatggtggggaagaggagacgggtgcgcagtggggaagaggagatgggtgcgcagtggggaagaggagacaggtGCGCAGTAGGGAAGAGGAGGTGGGTGCACAGTGGAGAAGAGGAGatggtggggaagaggagatgggtgcgcagtggggaagaggagacaggtgtgcagtggggaagaggagataggtgcgcagtggggaagaggaaatggtggggaagaggagatgggtgcgcagtggggaagaggagacgggtgcgcagtggggaagaggagacaggtgcgcagtggggaagaggagatggtggggaagaggagatgggTGCGCAGTGGGAAAGAGGAGACAggtgcgcagtggggaagaggagatgggtgcgcagtggggaagaggagacaggtgcacagtggggaagaggagatggtggggaagaggagacgggTGCACAGTGGGGAAGAAGAGATGGGTGCACAGTGGGGAATAGGAGATGggtgcgcagtggggaagaggagacaggtGCGCAGTAGGGAAGAGGAGGTGGGTGcgcagtgaggaagaggagatggtggggaagaggagacgggtgcgcagtggggaagaggagacgggtgcgcagtggggaagaggagacgggtgcgcagtggggaagaggagacaggtgcacagtggggaagaggagatggtggggaagaggagacgggtgcgcagtggggaagaggagacaggtgcgcagtggggaagaggagatggtggggaagaggagatgggtgcgcagtggggaagaggagacaggtGCACAGTGGGGAAGAAGAGATGGGTcgcgcagtggggaagaggatatggtggggaagaggagacggcTGCGTAGTAGGGAAGAGGAGATGGGTCAcgcagtgaggaagaggagacaggtgcacagtggggaagaggagacaggtgcacagtggggaagaggaaacaggtgcgcagtggggaagaggaagcgggtgcgcagtggggaagaggagacgggtgcgcagtggggaagaggagacaggtgcgcagtggggaggaggaggtgggtgcgcagtgaggaagaggagatggtggggaagaggagacgggtgcgcagtggggaagaggagacgggtgcgcagtggggaagaggaagcgggtgcgcagtggggaagaggagacgggtgcacagtggggaagaggagacaggtGCACAGTGGGGAAGAGAAGatggtggggaagaggagacgggtgcgcagtggggaagaggagacaggtgcgcagtggggaagaggagatggtggggaagaggagatgggtgcgcagtggggaagaggagacaggtgcgcagtggggaagaggagacaggtGCACAGTGGGGAAGAAGAGATGGGTcgcgcagtggggaagaggagatggtggggaagaggagacggcTGCGCAGTAGGGAAGAGGAGATGGGTCAcgcagtgaggaagaggagaccgGTGcacagtggggaagaggagacaggtgcacagtggggaagaggaaacaggtgcgcagtggggaagaggaagcgggtgcgcagtggggaagaggagacgggtgcgcagtggggaagaggagacgggtgcgcagtggggaggaggagatggtggggaagaggagatgggTGCACAGTGGAGAAGAGGAGACAGGTGCGCAGTGGGAAAGAGGAGACAGGTGCGCAGTGGGAAAGAGGAGACGGGTGCgcagtggggaggaggagatggtggggaagaggagacgggtgcgcagtggggaggaggagatggtggggaagaggagacgggtgtgcagtggggaagaggagacgggTGCACAGTGGGGAAGAAGAGACAGGTGCGCAGTGGAGAAGAGGAGACAggtgcgcagtggggaagaggagatgggTGTGCAatggggaagaggagatgggtgcgcagtggggaagaggagacaggtGCACAGTAAGGCTTTACCTGCGCTGTatgcagtggggaagaggagacaggtGCACAGTAAGGCTTTACCCGCGCCATAagcagtggggaagaggagacgggtgcgcagtggggaagaggagacaggtgcgcagtggggaagaggagatggtggggaagaggagatgggtgcgcagtggggaagagaagaggggtgcgcagtggggaagaggagacgggtgcgcagtggggaagaggagacaggtGCACAGTAAGGCTTTACCCACGCCGTatgcagtggggaagaggagacaggtGCACAGTAAGGCTTTACCCGCGCCGTatgcagtggggaagaggagacaggtGCACAGTAAGGCTTTACCCGTGCCGTatgcagtggggaagaggagacgggtgcgcagtggggaagaggagatggtGGGGAAGAGGTGACTGGTGcacagtggggaagaggagacaggtgcgcagtggggaagagggAAGGGGTGCACAGTAAGGCTTTACCCGTGCCGTatgcagtggggaagaggagacgggTGCGATGACGGAGGCCGCCGAGGTGGAATGGAACATTTCCGGCTTGAACTTGGCGTTGGCGATTTTCATACATTCTTCCAGTGTTTTAATAAAGGTATTGCATGTGGCACTCAGTAAGGAAGAGGCGTCATTTAAGGTCTGAAAGACAagacaaaaaaacccacaggaagtctttaaaaaaacaaaacatttttttaaaacattctggTACAAAATGAGGGTTTCAGATCTGGATAACTTACGGCTCACACTACAGCTGACTTAAATCAGCcgtagaaaacaaaataaacttgtTTAATAGTTTGCCCTACACTGCCAAACAAATAAACCCTTAGTAAGGGGCATTTCACTGCAGCCAGCACTGCCAATGTTGTGAATTTAGTGACATCCTTTTATGCTCAAGTGGACTGCAAGAAAACTAGCTGAAAATTGAAGTACTGTCCACTGCGTGGACTGTAttcttaaaaattaaaaaattaaaaagacaagTCATGAGATGCCTGGTCATTGGATTACCAACTTGTGTTGAACAGGTTGCAGTTATGCTACTTTTCCCCCACACAGTACGTGGCATTTTGAGTGTGTTCCGGCAGTGCTGGGGTCACCTCTGTACTGGACGTTGTGTGGTCGGCTTCTTCGTAATCAGCAGATCTCTGTATGGTGTGGACCTGCTGTGTAAGTAAATCACAGTAGAGTCGCAGCTCCGACATCTTTGTTTTCAAAGTCTCTGTGGTTTCTGTGATATCTGcagcagaaaaacacaaacaaaacatggaaaTCCACAAGTGAGAGCTaaaactgcattattttaaCAGTAATTCATTTCCATTAGGACTATATGTAAGTCCAGAAGCAATATACTCCTCATAAATGATTTCAACAGCACAAGCAATACACAGCTTGATGACTGAACATGCAGCTGTAAATAACAGATATATTGTGTTACTGAACCAGTCAGTAGTGCTTCTGTTCTCACTGTCTTAGGTCagtacctttttcttttttcgttcTGGTGTCAATCAAACAGGCTTTTGAACTTCCTAGAACCACCAGCCACTTCTGTCTCTCGGCCGCATTGACAGCCTTCACGTAAAAATGCTGCTCTCCCGGAATGATGAGCTCCAGTCTGGTATTGTCAGTCGGGTGAACTGTTAGGAAGAACGCACGGAAAAATCTGAGACAAAGAAATTCATCCTGAAGCAAAATGCCATTGGAGAACCTGCTATACAATACTACAATGGTGTGAAGACGAGATTATTTTTCAGTAGTTTACTTAGCTTACATATCTCTACAACTCTACTGTCTACGGATAATGTATAGTTATGAAGCCTAAATTCGGCCCCTATAATAGACTTAATCTTACCTTTAATTTCACAGACCGACATTTTAATACTTCCTTTGCTGCCTTTACGGACATCATCCTGAGAATCATAATATGAAAGAATACCATTTCCCAGTACGAACCAGCGAGGTTGCCAACCTGAAACCAAATGCAATTTGAGAAATGTTATGTTTGACAGCACTGAATCTGGATGAAAtagctattttgtttttaaatgcaaatgacacCAGAATCCCAATTTACCAGCGTTAAAAACGCTACGACATGCTTTATTAACAGCAA includes:
- the plekha3 gene encoding pleckstrin homology domain-containing family A member 3, giving the protein MEGVLYKWTNYITGWQPRWFVLGNGILSYYDSQDDVRKGSKGSIKMSVCEIKVHPTDNTRLELIIPGEQHFYVKAVNAAERQKWLVVLGSSKACLIDTRTKKEKDITETTETLKTKMSELRLYCDLLTQQVHTIQRSADYEEADHTTSSTETLNDASSLLSATCNTFIKTLEECMKIANAKFKPEMFHSTSAASVIAPVSSSPLHTARMKRSISHPGTYSFDRMSHSPKECAYSHQRLGQRRSRTCSDTESHSDGCTEEPDRHGLCAKAVVNGDSSSVIPEEASASTRI